Proteins encoded within one genomic window of Cytophagales bacterium:
- the map gene encoding type I methionyl aminopeptidase, which yields MIQYKSSEEIELIRQSAQLVSKTLGLMAEHIEPGITPLELDKIAEEFIRDNGGVPGFLGLYDYPNTIITSVNEQVVHGIPTARPLQEGDIVGLDCGVLMNGYYGDHAYTFPVGEISPEIKQLLTVTKESLYRGIEQCTAGKRIGDISYAIQSYTESFGYGVVRELVGHGLGKKMHESPEVPNYGKRGRGPKLKEGVVIAIEPMINMGTRRVVQLNDGWTIVTADKQPSAHFEHDVAIVDGKPEILSTFDYVEAALKKKSAVFI from the coding sequence ATGATTCAGTATAAGTCGTCAGAAGAGATAGAATTGATCCGCCAAAGTGCACAGTTGGTTTCCAAAACCCTGGGACTGATGGCTGAGCATATTGAACCAGGAATCACTCCTTTAGAGTTAGATAAAATTGCGGAAGAATTTATCCGCGACAATGGCGGTGTTCCAGGATTTTTGGGCCTGTACGACTACCCAAATACCATCATCACTTCCGTCAATGAGCAAGTAGTACATGGCATTCCTACCGCACGGCCCTTGCAAGAAGGTGATATTGTGGGATTGGATTGCGGCGTTCTGATGAATGGTTACTACGGAGATCATGCATATACCTTCCCTGTAGGGGAAATATCACCAGAAATCAAACAACTCCTTACAGTTACAAAAGAAAGCCTATATAGGGGGATTGAGCAATGTACTGCCGGGAAGCGAATCGGAGACATCAGCTATGCCATTCAATCATACACGGAGAGTTTCGGTTACGGTGTAGTGAGAGAACTGGTAGGTCATGGTCTTGGCAAGAAAATGCACGAATCTCCTGAAGTTCCTAACTATGGCAAAAGAGGCCGTGGCCCGAAACTTAAAGAAGGAGTGGTAATTGCCATTGAACCTATGATCAATATGGGAACTCGCAGGGTCGTTCAATTGAATGATGGCTGGACCATCGTCACTGCGGACAAACAACCTTCTGCTCATTTCGAGCATGATGTGGCCATCGTCGATGGCAAACCTGAAATCCTTTCTACGTTTGATTATGTGGAAGCAGCTCTGAAGAAGAAATCTGCGGTGTTTATTTAG
- a CDS encoding ferritin: MKDLLRRECPLKEEVIDILNKQVQIEANSANEYLAMAGWCDVNGYDNCAEFFFKQSEEERNHQKKIFHYLVNMEATAIAPRVEQPEYEFPTLRSVFEKALDMEISVTESIHNVVRGCRKADDIATEEFMRWFVSEQIEEEFVARRTLELFDVIGEDKLALAMIEDKVLSIEYSEG, from the coding sequence ATGAAAGATTTACTTAGAAGAGAATGCCCTTTGAAAGAAGAGGTAATTGATATATTGAACAAACAAGTACAGATCGAAGCGAATTCCGCAAACGAATACCTGGCCATGGCTGGTTGGTGCGACGTGAATGGCTATGACAACTGTGCGGAATTTTTCTTCAAGCAATCAGAAGAAGAAAGAAATCATCAGAAGAAGATTTTCCATTACCTGGTAAACATGGAAGCGACGGCTATCGCGCCCAGAGTAGAGCAGCCAGAATATGAGTTTCCGACATTGAGAAGTGTATTTGAGAAAGCACTGGACATGGAAATATCAGTAACGGAATCCATTCACAATGTGGTACGAGGGTGCAGAAAGGCGGATGATATTGCTACCGAGGAATTCATGCGTTGGTTCGTGAGCGAGCAGATCGAAGAAGAGTTTGTAGCACGCAGAACCCTCGAATTGTTTGACGTGATCGGTGAGGACAAACTGGCCCTTGCGATGATCGAAGACAAAGTACTTTCTATCGAGTACTCAGAAGGATAA
- a CDS encoding head GIN domain-containing protein — translation MKRFTPHFFTALFSIVFLTSCLDDEPGLGNGERFRGSGVIITETRELPDFNAITSSPAIDLTITQGAIQAMEVSSDDNLIDRVITRVNMNGQLIIDLEEGSYENLTLRVNIVIPELISVENLGAGRISIEGFNDQETLTLRNTGAASFDLSGSANELIIELLGAGNIAAFDFAANTVRITLTGSGNIEVSAAELIAGNILGAGNIHYRGEPTIDVNITGAGAVVNAN, via the coding sequence ATGAAACGATTTACACCGCACTTTTTTACCGCGCTATTTTCCATTGTATTCCTCACCTCTTGTTTGGATGATGAACCTGGCCTTGGGAACGGCGAAAGATTCCGAGGCTCTGGCGTGATCATCACGGAAACCCGCGAACTACCTGATTTCAATGCCATTACTTCCTCACCAGCCATCGATTTAACGATTACTCAGGGAGCTATCCAAGCTATGGAAGTATCTTCAGATGATAATTTGATTGATCGCGTGATCACAAGAGTTAATATGAATGGCCAGCTCATCATCGATTTAGAAGAAGGCAGCTACGAGAACCTTACCCTTCGCGTCAATATCGTGATCCCTGAATTGATTTCAGTTGAGAATTTAGGAGCAGGAAGAATCAGTATTGAAGGATTCAATGATCAGGAAACCCTGACATTGAGAAACACAGGAGCGGCATCATTTGACCTTTCAGGTTCTGCGAATGAGCTCATCATTGAGCTGTTAGGAGCAGGTAATATTGCTGCATTTGATTTTGCAGCCAATACCGTACGCATCACCCTGACCGGTTCAGGCAACATCGAAGTATCCGCCGCCGAACTTATTGCTGGCAACATCCTAGGAGCAGGCAACATCCACTACCGCGGCGAACCCACCATTGATGTCAATATCACTGGAGCCGGTGCTGTAGTGAATGCGAATTGA
- a CDS encoding Ezrin/radixin/moesin family protein — protein sequence MKNIASLLILLFCVTFAFDGNAQMSKKEQKEWKKRIKALSPEQYKTLLDDNKSLKSQNASLKAEVAGVDGRIADKDNQISNLQDQVADLKDQLADALARPEPEPQRTAGPAVGAGINDQEGIVFKVQIGAFKQKDLSKYLDAGDNFSGETDENGLRRYSLGVFREYWDADTFKKYLREMGVKGAFIVSYRDGQRVDIKDVLESIGEKGE from the coding sequence ATGAAAAACATAGCCTCATTATTGATCCTTCTGTTTTGCGTAACATTTGCGTTCGATGGAAACGCTCAAATGTCGAAAAAAGAGCAAAAGGAATGGAAGAAAAGAATCAAGGCCTTGAGTCCTGAGCAGTACAAAACACTACTCGATGATAACAAGTCGCTGAAAAGCCAAAATGCGAGCCTGAAAGCCGAAGTTGCCGGTGTTGACGGTCGAATAGCAGATAAAGACAATCAAATTTCCAATCTTCAGGATCAGGTGGCTGACCTGAAAGATCAATTGGCGGATGCCCTGGCAAGACCTGAACCTGAGCCACAGCGTACTGCTGGTCCTGCAGTAGGTGCTGGTATCAATGATCAGGAAGGCATCGTGTTCAAAGTACAGATCGGCGCATTCAAGCAAAAAGACCTTTCTAAATATCTGGACGCTGGTGACAACTTCTCCGGTGAAACAGATGAAAATGGTCTGAGAAGATATTCTTTGGGTGTTTTCAGAGAGTACTGGGATGCTGACACATTCAAAAAATACCTGAGAGAAATGGGCGTGAAAGGTGCCTTCATCGTTTCTTACAGAGATGGTCAACGAGTGGACATCAAAGACGTGCTGGAAAGCATCGGTGAAAAAGGAGAGTAA
- a CDS encoding zinc-dependent metalloprotease, producing the protein MKKLILSVMVLAVVLFSTTDLSAQKKKKNKKGATEQPKKPKEKSPFKKYSEVITNKAESDEGLFTFHKVDDKYYFELSDDVLEKEVLIVSRISGHVKNLNFGGAGMKSRPQQVIRFQKKDNNILIRSVSYNSVADEELPIYQSVVNNNFEPIIHSFKIEALGKDSSSYVVDIKDFFTSDIPMIGALSENQRKNFKIRTVDKKRSVINWVKAFPENVEVRHILTYTGTALPDNQATGSLSIELNQSMILLPDDPMVPRLHDERVGFFSIRQLDYSLDEQKAATRRYLTKWRLEPKDWDAFERGELVEPVKPIEYYIDPATPEKWRPFLKQGVEDWQTAFEKAGLKNAIIAKDPPSKEEDPEWSPEDVRYSVIRYIATDIQNAVGPHVHDPRTGEILESDILWYHNVMNLLRNWFLIQTAAINEDAQKVKFDDDLMGELIRFVAAHEVGHTLGFPHNMGSSVAYPVDSLRSPTFTATHGTAPSIMDYARFNYIAQPEDGVTNFFPKIGEYDDWVVWYGYRPIRNIDTPQEEKDILKGWVKEKGDNPLYRYGRQRRGAVDPSAQTEDLGDDSMMASELGIRNLKRITEKLIEWSAEDGKDYRDLTELYRNVLGQYNRYAGHVTANVGGVYEFYKTYDQNGAVYVHTSKDKQKRAIQYMNEQVFATPTWLVNEDILGRIQQDGIIDQIKRTQVRYLDRLFDGARVKRVIENEALNGDEAYTSVAMMEDLRRGIFSELRRGRTIDTYRRNLQKAFVEKLGELVNTENEDIRTTDIPSLARGTLSTIQGQVRSATGRYTSTISKYHLQDLNKRIGQILDPK; encoded by the coding sequence ATGAAAAAGCTTATCCTGTCTGTGATGGTATTAGCTGTGGTACTTTTTTCCACAACTGACTTATCAGCACAGAAGAAGAAAAAGAATAAAAAAGGAGCAACAGAACAACCAAAAAAGCCCAAAGAAAAATCACCTTTCAAAAAGTATTCAGAAGTCATCACCAACAAGGCTGAATCCGATGAGGGCTTATTCACCTTTCACAAAGTTGATGATAAGTACTACTTTGAATTATCAGATGATGTACTCGAGAAAGAAGTCCTGATCGTCAGCCGGATCTCAGGCCATGTAAAAAACCTGAACTTCGGTGGTGCGGGCATGAAATCACGACCACAACAGGTCATCCGATTTCAGAAGAAGGACAACAACATCCTGATCCGCTCGGTAAGCTACAATTCTGTTGCAGATGAGGAATTGCCGATTTATCAATCAGTAGTCAACAACAATTTTGAGCCAATCATCCACAGCTTCAAGATTGAAGCACTGGGTAAAGACTCTAGTTCATACGTAGTTGACATAAAAGACTTCTTTACATCCGACATTCCGATGATCGGCGCACTGTCCGAAAACCAGCGCAAAAACTTCAAGATCCGAACCGTTGACAAAAAACGTTCTGTGATCAACTGGGTGAAAGCTTTCCCTGAAAATGTGGAAGTGCGTCACATCCTGACCTACACGGGAACTGCCCTTCCTGATAATCAAGCGACTGGTTCCCTTTCTATCGAACTGAACCAGTCCATGATCTTACTCCCTGATGACCCGATGGTTCCTCGTCTGCACGATGAGCGTGTTGGATTTTTCTCTATTCGACAACTGGATTACAGCCTGGATGAGCAGAAAGCCGCCACTCGACGTTACCTCACCAAATGGCGTCTGGAGCCGAAAGATTGGGACGCTTTCGAACGCGGAGAGTTGGTCGAGCCGGTGAAGCCGATCGAGTATTACATCGATCCTGCTACGCCTGAGAAATGGAGACCATTCTTGAAGCAAGGTGTAGAAGATTGGCAGACGGCATTTGAAAAGGCTGGCTTAAAGAACGCCATCATTGCGAAAGACCCTCCAAGTAAAGAAGAAGATCCGGAGTGGAGCCCTGAAGATGTGCGTTATTCCGTAATCAGATACATCGCTACAGACATACAAAATGCGGTAGGTCCACATGTACACGATCCTCGAACGGGAGAAATCCTGGAAAGCGACATCTTGTGGTACCACAATGTGATGAACTTGTTGAGAAACTGGTTCCTGATCCAAACGGCAGCTATCAATGAGGATGCCCAAAAAGTAAAATTCGATGATGATTTGATGGGTGAGCTGATCCGATTTGTTGCTGCTCACGAAGTAGGACACACCCTCGGTTTCCCACACAACATGGGTTCCAGTGTGGCTTATCCTGTGGATTCTTTGAGATCACCTACGTTCACGGCCACTCACGGTACCGCTCCTTCAATTATGGATTATGCGCGCTTCAACTACATCGCGCAACCAGAAGATGGTGTGACCAATTTCTTCCCAAAGATTGGCGAGTACGACGATTGGGTGGTATGGTATGGTTACCGACCAATCAGAAACATCGATACGCCCCAGGAGGAGAAGGATATACTGAAAGGTTGGGTCAAAGAAAAAGGTGACAATCCATTGTACCGATATGGTCGCCAACGTCGAGGTGCAGTAGATCCATCTGCTCAAACCGAAGATTTAGGTGATGATTCTATGATGGCTTCTGAGCTTGGGATCAGAAACCTGAAGCGCATTACGGAGAAGCTTATTGAGTGGTCCGCAGAAGATGGTAAGGACTATCGTGACCTGACTGAATTGTACAGAAATGTATTGGGTCAATACAATCGCTATGCTGGGCACGTGACTGCCAATGTGGGTGGTGTCTATGAATTTTACAAGACCTACGATCAGAACGGAGCGGTTTATGTTCACACGTCTAAAGACAAGCAAAAACGTGCGATCCAGTACATGAACGAGCAGGTATTTGCCACGCCAACCTGGTTAGTCAATGAGGACATCCTCGGACGTATTCAGCAAGACGGGATCATTGATCAGATCAAAAGAACCCAGGTCCGCTACCTGGATCGGTTGTTCGACGGTGCCCGAGTAAAGCGGGTGATAGAAAATGAGGCACTCAATGGCGATGAAGCTTACACTTCTGTGGCTATGATGGAAGACCTGCGAAGAGGCATTTTCTCCGAATTACGCAGAGGCCGAACCATCGATACCTACCGAAGAAACCTACAAAAAGCTTTTGTAGAAAAGCTTGGCGAATTGGTGAACACAGAAAATGAAGACATCCGTACAACGGATATTCCTTCATTGGCCCGCGGCACCCTGTCCACCATTCAAGGACAAGTCAGAAGTGCTACCGGCCGATACACCAGTACGATCTCCAAGTATCACTTGCAAGATTTGAATAAAAGAATCGGACAGATTTTGGATCCGAAGTAA
- a CDS encoding response regulator transcription factor: MSAISVFLSDFQFLTQEGFKSLLARNDNFQLVGQEEDWDMLNEQLLENRPDVLVIDYRPDEQDFVQRLKSIKEIGINNILILTSDTKKDRVREILKTGVKGMVTKTCSEQEIVNSILAVSQGNRFYCNKILDIVMEQSVEEEEENCAPMDLSPREYEVLQLITKGQTTTKIADTLCVSVHTINSHRKSILKKLNLKSPTELIVYALESGLVK; this comes from the coding sequence ATGTCAGCGATTTCAGTTTTTCTTTCCGATTTTCAATTCCTTACGCAGGAAGGCTTCAAGTCCTTGCTGGCCAGGAATGATAATTTTCAATTGGTAGGTCAGGAGGAGGACTGGGACATGCTGAATGAGCAGTTACTGGAAAACCGGCCTGATGTTTTGGTGATCGATTATCGTCCCGATGAGCAGGACTTTGTCCAACGGCTGAAAAGTATCAAAGAGATAGGGATTAATAATATTTTGATCCTCACCAGTGATACCAAAAAAGATCGGGTACGAGAGATTCTGAAGACGGGAGTGAAAGGCATGGTGACCAAGACCTGTAGTGAGCAGGAAATTGTGAACTCTATTCTTGCAGTATCACAGGGGAACCGGTTTTATTGCAATAAGATCCTGGATATCGTAATGGAGCAATCGGTCGAAGAAGAAGAGGAGAATTGTGCACCTATGGATCTCTCACCAAGGGAATATGAAGTGCTTCAACTCATTACCAAAGGCCAGACTACCACGAAAATTGCGGATACACTTTGTGTCAGCGTACATACGATTAATTCCCATAGGAAAAGCATCTTGAAAAAGCTGAACTTAAAATCGCCGACAGAATTGATCGTTTATGCACTGGAAAGTGGCCTGGTAAAATAG
- the pheA gene encoding prephenate dehydratase yields the protein MLDELRKGIDEIDDKVVELLGKRLGYVKQIGDLKRNSNATIYRPEREKAIIDRLFEASKGKNELTRSAIEAIFLEIFAVSRNYELPERVAYLGPEGSFTHQAAESRYGAMSDYLPLDSIPSVFDAVATSRARFGVVPIENNQEGTVQETIDYLGVHNLNIVAEVVLPIHFCIASLEQDLSKVKTIYTKDIAFRQCKNFIRDYFQHDVKQIPVSSTSRACKIALEEEGTAAICAPIAARNNRLPILYSNIQDSADNQTRFLILSQNFINEISGEDKTSLIAKLPDEPGALVSFLKKFEDAGINLCKVESRPAKIGSKFKYIFFVELDGHFNDPAVQDTIAPYKNNLTWLGSYVKMC from the coding sequence ATGCTGGATGAACTTCGTAAGGGGATAGATGAAATAGATGATAAGGTAGTAGAACTCCTTGGAAAGCGGCTGGGGTACGTCAAGCAAATTGGCGATCTCAAGCGGAATTCCAACGCGACGATCTATCGTCCGGAACGAGAAAAGGCCATCATTGATCGCCTTTTTGAAGCCAGTAAGGGCAAAAACGAATTGACACGTTCGGCCATCGAAGCGATCTTTCTGGAGATCTTTGCCGTGAGTCGGAATTATGAACTTCCGGAACGTGTGGCCTACCTAGGACCAGAAGGCAGTTTCACGCATCAAGCTGCCGAATCGCGTTATGGCGCCATGAGCGATTACCTGCCATTGGATTCCATTCCTTCGGTTTTTGATGCGGTGGCTACTTCTCGTGCTCGTTTTGGTGTGGTGCCTATTGAAAATAATCAGGAGGGTACTGTTCAGGAAACCATCGATTACCTTGGTGTTCACAATCTGAACATCGTGGCGGAAGTAGTACTTCCTATCCATTTCTGTATCGCGTCATTGGAACAAGACCTGAGTAAGGTCAAAACCATCTATACGAAAGACATTGCATTTCGTCAGTGTAAGAACTTCATCCGGGACTATTTCCAGCATGATGTCAAACAGATCCCGGTAAGCTCAACCAGTCGGGCTTGTAAGATCGCCCTGGAAGAGGAAGGAACAGCCGCGATTTGTGCGCCCATTGCAGCGAGGAACAACCGACTGCCTATTTTGTACAGCAACATCCAGGACTCAGCAGATAACCAGACCCGGTTCCTGATCCTTAGTCAGAACTTCATCAACGAGATCAGTGGTGAGGATAAGACTTCTTTGATCGCCAAGCTGCCCGATGAACCTGGTGCGCTGGTCTCCTTTTTAAAGAAATTTGAAGACGCGGGCATCAACTTGTGTAAGGTAGAAAGTCGACCGGCGAAGATCGGGTCCAAATTCAAGTATATCTTCTTCGTAGAGCTGGATGGACATTTCAATGACCCGGCAGTTCAAGACACCATTGCTCCGTACAAGAACAACCTGACGTGGTTGGGGAGCTATGTGAAGATGTGCTAA
- a CDS encoding FecR domain-containing protein, with the protein MKDLNEDEIARYLRLSSDDEQVDETSIENLSSIDAAQLIWKETEGLRQDYQPPEVEASWQDLQRRKQNSVRHRKLLVLGSGIAASFLLFAFYFFVSLSAVEPMTISASNQPVLDRPLTDGSVLSLMANSEISFTAESDMRALFLSGGGFFEVAKDPDKPFVIQANDFQVEVLGTSFYVNDGTWGKPMVVVEEGLVNVRYGEHSVKISRGEAVMLNLLKGTYDRVMVTAHHYLSWKTGELSFDAAPIAEVIQILETHYQTELIYDSTSKALLTASFKDQPLDNIITLIQKTLDLNIQKIDD; encoded by the coding sequence ATGAAGGATTTAAATGAAGACGAGATTGCCAGGTACCTTCGATTGTCGTCGGATGATGAACAAGTCGATGAAACTTCGATAGAAAACCTTTCCTCAATTGATGCTGCTCAATTGATTTGGAAGGAGACTGAAGGCTTAAGGCAAGACTACCAACCGCCGGAGGTTGAGGCCAGTTGGCAGGACCTTCAAAGAAGAAAGCAAAATAGCGTACGTCACCGAAAACTATTGGTATTGGGAAGTGGAATAGCTGCTTCTTTCCTATTGTTCGCCTTTTACTTCTTTGTTTCCTTGTCCGCAGTGGAACCGATGACCATTTCAGCTTCCAATCAACCGGTTTTGGACCGACCCCTCACGGATGGTTCCGTACTATCTCTGATGGCAAACAGTGAAATATCATTTACAGCAGAGAGTGACATGCGTGCATTATTCCTATCAGGAGGGGGCTTTTTTGAAGTCGCGAAAGATCCCGATAAGCCATTTGTCATTCAAGCCAATGATTTTCAGGTAGAAGTTCTGGGAACCTCTTTTTATGTGAATGACGGAACCTGGGGAAAGCCGATGGTGGTCGTTGAGGAAGGGCTGGTCAACGTCCGTTATGGTGAACATTCGGTGAAGATTTCCAGAGGAGAAGCCGTGATGCTTAATCTGCTTAAGGGTACTTATGATCGAGTGATGGTTACTGCCCATCATTATTTGTCCTGGAAAACCGGAGAATTGTCTTTTGATGCCGCTCCGATTGCAGAAGTCATTCAGATACTTGAGACCCATTACCAAACCGAACTTATTTATGATTCGACCAGTAAGGCTTTGCTCACGGCCAGCTTTAAAGATCAGCCACTGGACAATATTATAACCTTGATCCAGAAAACCCTGGATTTGAATATTCAAAAGATAGATGACTAG
- a CDS encoding pyridoxal phosphate-dependent aminotransferase, with the protein MRRQLLRSGADELTYEIRGIVKKAEQLQALGQTIRWENIGDPVQKNRKLESWMKAIIADLLEEDITYGYSHSKGLLETRQFLVDQNNALGGAQLSVQDITFFNGLGDAIAKIYQYLMPTSRVIGPSPAYSTHSSAEAAHANTNPLTYFLDPENSWFPDLEDLRNKVKYNESIVGILVINPDNPTGMVYPKHILEEIVAIAKEYNLFLVFDEIYLNIIYNEAKTALMSEVIGDVPGLSLKGISKEIPWPGARCGWAEYYNRDKDPDFDRFCQTIDNAKMIEVSSTTLPQRAIPKLMGDDRYPGYLQKINDRIGERSQMLTQFLKDIPYIRFNLTNGAFYNTIIFKSGVLKAGQRMRIEDPRVEDLVADWVNDETMPFDQRFVYYLLGAKGVCVVPISAFASDLLGFRVTLLEEDENERQLIFQKIKAGIMEYCQS; encoded by the coding sequence ATGAGACGACAATTGCTTCGATCCGGTGCGGATGAGCTGACTTATGAGATCAGGGGGATCGTAAAGAAGGCGGAGCAACTACAAGCACTGGGCCAGACGATCCGCTGGGAAAACATTGGTGATCCTGTGCAGAAAAACAGGAAATTGGAATCCTGGATGAAAGCAATCATCGCCGATTTGTTAGAGGAGGACATTACGTATGGCTACAGCCACTCCAAAGGACTATTGGAAACACGTCAGTTTCTGGTAGATCAAAACAATGCACTTGGCGGCGCGCAATTGAGTGTTCAGGACATTACTTTTTTCAATGGGCTGGGTGATGCGATTGCTAAGATCTATCAATACTTAATGCCGACTTCTCGCGTAATAGGCCCATCCCCGGCGTATTCCACACATTCTTCCGCGGAAGCAGCGCATGCCAACACCAACCCGCTCACCTACTTTTTGGACCCTGAGAATTCCTGGTTCCCAGACCTGGAAGACTTACGAAACAAAGTCAAATACAATGAAAGCATCGTTGGTATTTTGGTGATCAACCCCGACAATCCGACGGGAATGGTCTATCCAAAGCATATTTTGGAGGAAATCGTCGCTATCGCAAAGGAGTATAACCTGTTCCTGGTATTTGATGAGATCTATCTGAACATCATTTACAATGAGGCGAAAACCGCCCTGATGTCAGAAGTGATTGGTGATGTGCCGGGGCTGAGCTTAAAAGGAATTTCAAAAGAGATCCCCTGGCCAGGTGCACGTTGTGGTTGGGCTGAATATTACAATCGTGACAAGGACCCGGATTTTGATCGGTTTTGCCAGACCATCGACAATGCCAAGATGATCGAAGTGAGTTCTACCACCTTGCCGCAAAGAGCCATTCCCAAACTAATGGGGGATGACCGTTATCCCGGATATCTTCAAAAGATCAATGACCGGATTGGTGAACGGAGCCAAATGCTCACGCAGTTTCTGAAAGACATCCCATACATCCGATTCAACCTGACCAACGGGGCATTTTACAACACGATCATCTTTAAAAGTGGTGTATTGAAGGCAGGTCAGCGCATGAGGATCGAGGATCCACGGGTGGAAGATTTAGTAGCCGATTGGGTGAATGATGAGACGATGCCTTTCGATCAACGCTTTGTTTATTATTTGCTGGGAGCAAAAGGAGTTTGTGTCGTACCTATCTCCGCATTTGCTTCAGATTTGCTAGGCTTCCGTGTGACTTTGTTGGAGGAAGACGAGAACGAACGTCAATTGATCTTCCAAAAAATCAAAGCAGGGATCATGGAGTATTGCCAAAGTTGA
- the fumC gene encoding class II fumarate hydratase, producing MDIRLERDTMGPVEVPADKYWGAQTQRSRNNFKIGGANMQMPLEIVKAFAILKKSAAQTNHELGVLSSEKSDLISQVCDEILEGKLDDQFPLVVWQTGSGTQSNMNVNEVVANRSHVLNGGSLTDEKKAVHPNDDVNKSQSSNDTFPTAMHIASYKILVEHTIPLVEKLRDTFKEKSEAFMDVVKIGRTHFMDATPLSLGQEFSGYVSQLNHGLKALRNTLDHLSELALGGTAVGTGLNTPAGYSELVAKKIAENSNLPFVTAENKFEALAAHDAIVESHGALKQLAVSLMKIGNDIRMLCSGPRSGIGEILIPENEPGSSIMPGKVNPTQCEALTMVCAQVIGNDVAVSAGGMTGHFELNVFKPMMVYNLLNSARLIGDACNSFNDNCAVGIAPNQAVIKEKLENSLMLVTALNTHIGYEKAAQIAKKAHKEGTTLRAAALELGFLTNDQFDEWVRPEDMIGSLKD from the coding sequence ATGGATATCCGACTGGAACGTGACACAATGGGACCCGTAGAGGTACCCGCAGACAAATATTGGGGCGCCCAAACACAACGCTCAAGGAACAACTTCAAAATAGGCGGAGCCAACATGCAGATGCCTCTTGAGATTGTCAAAGCTTTTGCTATTCTTAAAAAATCTGCAGCTCAGACCAATCATGAGCTTGGTGTACTGTCCAGTGAAAAATCGGATTTGATCAGCCAGGTATGTGATGAGATCCTCGAAGGAAAACTAGATGATCAGTTCCCTCTGGTGGTTTGGCAAACAGGTTCCGGTACCCAGTCGAACATGAATGTGAATGAAGTGGTTGCCAATCGCTCGCACGTACTCAATGGTGGTTCGCTCACCGATGAGAAGAAGGCCGTGCATCCCAATGATGATGTGAACAAGAGTCAATCATCTAATGACACGTTCCCTACTGCGATGCACATTGCTTCTTACAAGATTTTAGTGGAGCATACCATTCCATTGGTTGAAAAGCTAAGAGACACGTTCAAAGAAAAGTCCGAGGCCTTCATGGATGTGGTGAAAATCGGACGGACGCACTTCATGGATGCCACACCTTTGAGCCTTGGCCAGGAATTTTCAGGCTATGTCTCACAGCTAAACCACGGATTGAAAGCCCTTCGCAATACACTGGATCACCTATCGGAGCTAGCATTGGGAGGTACCGCAGTTGGTACCGGGCTGAATACCCCGGCCGGTTATTCGGAACTTGTTGCTAAGAAAATTGCAGAAAACTCCAATCTACCTTTCGTTACAGCGGAAAACAAATTTGAAGCATTGGCTGCTCATGATGCCATTGTTGAATCTCATGGCGCTTTAAAGCAATTGGCTGTCAGTCTCATGAAAATCGGCAATGACATTCGCATGCTGTGCTCAGGACCAAGAAGTGGTATTGGGGAAATTCTGATCCCTGAAAATGAGCCTGGGTCTTCTATCATGCCAGGTAAAGTGAACCCCACTCAGTGCGAGGCATTAACCATGGTGTGCGCGCAAGTGATCGGAAACGATGTGGCGGTAAGTGCAGGAGGTATGACCGGTCATTTCGAACTGAATGTCTTCAAACCCATGATGGTTTACAACTTGCTGAACTCTGCTCGTCTCATCGGCGATGCCTGTAACTCTTTCAATGATAATTGCGCCGTGGGTATAGCGCCTAATCAGGCCGTGATCAAAGAAAAGCTCGAGAACTCTCTGATGTTGGTAACAGCACTTAACACGCACATTGGATACGAAAAAGCGGCTCAAATTGCAAAAAAAGCACACAAGGAAGGCACGACGCTACGAGCCGCTGCCCTTGAATTAGGCTTCCTGACCAATGACCAATTCGATGAATGGGTACGTCCCGAGGACATGATCGGCTCTTTGAAAGACTGA